From the Asterias amurensis chromosome 1, ASM3211899v1 genome, the window GTTTCCACGCAGCCGTGTTACAGAAGTAAAACTAGTGATCCTTGAGTAAATTGATGTTGACTGAAAAGAAGAACCTGTTTGCAAATCAATGAAAACCTCAGGGGACAGTGTTGTAGTCGAGACCTCCTCTCGGACTGCAAAATGTCTCCCCTCGGAGGGCTGTTCTCGCTCTCGAAAGGGCTGGTCACGGTCTTGGTCTCTAAGTCCGAGACCGTGACGAAGGGGGAGACCTCCCCATCCGAGACCGAGGCATTTTGCAGTCCGAAGGGGAGACCTACAACACTGTCAGGGGTTTTTCCCGTATAGCCCATGGAGTTGACTGTTTCAAAAGCCATCGTTTACTTCTTTTATTTACGTAGGGCCTAAAGTTATTATTTCTTGTAAACAATTTATGCTGAGACCTACCACCCCCGTTAACTCCCCGGGGTTGGAATTTACTCCGAATCGCGTTGACCCATTTCTGTCTGTCTGTATGTCTCGTTTCTAGGAACGTTTTTTTTCTCTGATCAGTGATCTCCccatgttttattttcttgtgaACTTTACTAATATTATTGATTTTAGCATGTTTTGGtgtaattttaaaattgcttGCTGGAATGTTGCCTGACATATTTTATAATTCTATTCaagttaaattttttaaaatacaggttgcgttcgtttagcttccctgggtcgaccccggtgtgtggcgggtttttttcccaggacaaacgtgggtaattatctgcacacgtttgtcctggaaaaaaaaacgccacacaccggggtcgacccagggaagctaaacgaacgcacccatacacTCTTTCACAACACCTTTTAATGAATGTATTGAAAGTATTGCATTTACCCGACAGCACACCAGCGGAAGACAGCAGAATAACTTTTGACCGAGGATGTTGGTAACCGAACTGGTTCCCATCGCAGCGAGTAGCTCAACATTGCGGAAGTGCGTCAGGGGAATAGACTGGAAGTGCACCATATCTTGGCTGGTCGCTCTTAGTTGGTACCCGACAGGCTTTGGGGTATCCCTACCAGTCGTGAAGGTTGTAAACCGTTTCAAAGATGTACCTTTTGGGAAACAGAAATTTTATATAAGTGACTTTGTTGCTCGGTAATACATTTAGTTTTTGGATccgttttgttgttttaaatcaTATGTCATCAAAGTTAACTCTCCAATGTGTCTAATAATATAGAGTGATTCGAGGGCCATCAATGTATTAATAAGGCCGACGCTGTTATCTCTTTATTTGGTGGAAGTGCACTCAGAGACTATATTAACCCATAAAATGGCGTAGCCtagattattgtgatgatgcGGTCGGGCGAagtgggagaaaaaaacaaaaagttggaCTTACTCTTTTGTTTCTCAGCCGAGAAGAGTATCAATCGATGATTGGTCAGGAACGCCCTGCCCGTCAGCATGTGTCTCTTTACGGGGGGTCTGAGGGCCTTATGGGTGCCCCACCGGTGGGGTTCCGGCACCCACTCCTCGCAAACATGAAAGATGACATTATTGAAGGGCAAGGACTGACCATGGAGAAGGAAACACTCGTCTGGATGAAGAAGATCTGGGAATTGAAGAAAGGGAGTTCAAGAAATTAATGCGGTATGGGAATGCGTTCATGATGTCTCCTAAAATTCCACCATTTTAACATGAAAGTTACGTTTACATATAGTTTTTAACTATTATACTTGTATTTAGtgtattaattatttttcttttctaaaattaatgttaaaggaacacgttgccttggatcggacgagttggtctataaaaagtgtttgaaaccgtttgttatgaaatgcatatggttagaaagatgttttaaaagtaaaatataatgatccacacaagtatcactcacaattgcacggttttccttttacgtcacgaactaacacggtcggccatttatgggagtcaaaaatttgactcccataaatggcaacacattattattataaaagttATCTTTGCAATGTCTTCTCTGAATGTTGATTATGATACCAGAATGCATCTAGTAATCATTGATTTTCTTCGTCAATTTTGGCAGCCAATAAGCAGCCAATTGAAACGTCGAATTATAGTATAATTTTTCGCGAAATGTTAGGGTGTTACTAACTTTGGCAACTCAGcaaagttttaattttaaatcatgAAATTGAACTTTGCGTAAAGGTGTTGttttttccttaaaggcagtggacactattggtaattgtcaaagactagccttcacagttggtgtatctcaacatatgcataacataacaaacctgtgaaaatttgagctcaatcggtcttcgaagttgcgagataataatgaaagaaaaacaacccttgcaacacgaagttgtgtgcgtttaaatggttgatttcgagacctcaagttctaaacttgaggtctcgaaatcaaattcgtggaaaattatttctttctcgaaaactatggcacttcagaggcagccgtttctcacaatgttttataccgtcaacctctccccattactcgtcaccaagaaatgttttatgccaataattattttgagtaattaccaatagtgtccactgcctttaattcctTGCTTTTTCACAATGGAGTTATTTTAAAACTGAATTCTATAATATTATTGGCCCTGAGGCACTGAATTTTCTCTCATGGTGTATACCTGTGAGGAACTCCCCATAAGACACAGCCTCCTGCATCCAGCCTCTGTCTTCCTCCATCTCCTTAGCACTCCTCTCCAGCTCTGTGGTAACAGCAAACTTGAGCTTCCCATTACTGGTGTGCGTCGTGGAGATTTCCTCGAAGACTTCCCTGGAGGCGGGGTCCAACTGCTGAGGGATCCAGGAGAGGGGGACGGGCTGGCGGTTTACTGGCGTAGAGGGCTTTATGGAGGTCTGCCATCGGTCAACTTTGGGGACTCGTGTCATTTGCTGTGCAGTGATTAACTGTTGGGAACAAGTTCACGGAAATTTAAAAAGTggagtctatttttttttcagtgtcaCACGTGGGTGTTATTCCAGCTTCATGGGCAGTGCCCACAATTAAATTTATCGACACCGTTGTTACACCGTGAGCACATTCAGAGAGTGTGATACTCACAGTCAAGCCTTATAGGGTTTGGTcttaaaacataacaataatttaCCCAAAATGTTACCAGAGACTAGGCTTATTGTAGTTGCATTTGTCTGTGTGATTTGCAATTGTTATTTCTATTTTATTGACTGCACCATTGTAAAagtttttgtaaacacaaacaaaccaaaTTGTTGAAGCTTATCTCACCGCGAGGCGAGGGAACAAAATGAAAGCGAgggaacaaaatcaaaacaatagtCTTTATAGATTACATTCACTACACAACATTAATGCTTTAAATTGTGCAGACAAAAACGTGACGATTGCCGACAAATGACACATCATTCAACTCTATTCCTAGTCGGTGAATCTGTCATCATTTTGACAAGTTTGAAGGTTGTCATAAATCAATCAGATACTGCATTGTTGAGTCTCGCCtcgtaaacaaaaacattaacaacGAATTATTGTGCTTTTTATTCGTTTGTTTGCTTTGATGTATGGTTACTTTACAATATAAATAACCATGTATAATGTTATCACGTGCCAGCATGCAAAACTATAGTGCACGATTAATGGCCCTATACCATCGCAGTGGTCCACCGTTTTCGAGAGTTACGTTCGAACCCAGAACCAGCCCATGTGCTGAAATTAAAcatttcactcatttttatcACAGTTTGGAATGAAACTTCAAAGCCTGTGTTTCTCTTTGCTCAGGATAGCATCTTGAGGAGCCCTATTGTTAGACGTGCGCCATAGACTCCAATATTACTAAATTAGGCCTAATGGTAAATCTCGGTAAATGGTATAAGTTTAGATACTTCGGTATTCCGAAGCCTTGGTTCGTTTATTgctaaagatgctatgtcagatttttggccccaaacattaaaaaatagattttttgagtgaatggtatttcaaagagtatcacccgctctaatgaaaaaaacttttacttttacttttaatggtcaggaaccatgacaacaatttaaaacgtttcttataaaacacataagaattggtcacgtgatatattgtcgggatcccgacaaaaactaattattttgagcactttatttcactgctactaataactggcggactttttcgatcaatggctcaaatgaaagcttgtaactttctcgacccccatcaaaacacctattgaattttaaatcaaaatttttgggtcaaatcggccaaaaatctgacatagcatctttaaaacgATGCCTTTACAAATAATCAAATCCTATGAAAAGTAAACAGGAAAAAGATCGAACGATATAAAGATATATATTTTTGAACAATTCCCCTATAAATCAATCTGCCAGGAACTGATGAagaaatatcaagtaataaaccacaagggaaactgactataGGCAAACATAAAATAATTTTGCGTGAAATAATTGTGCGttggacaacaaaaacaaaactactaGGGCGGGGTTTGAATTATATAGGGACCCCTGGATTAAACATGATGGTGTTTTTCAACATATCCAGCCCCAATGACGTCGATCTTGCTATTTTGTTAATATGTTCGGGTGCGTCAGAACCCCTTCAACCATACATGCCTCGAAGCCTGTGGTGACCTGGGCCcggcccactttcataaagctgttagcaGATAGTTCAGCTTCGCAAATTATATTTTCAAGCAAGAATTGAATAGGGTACAAGTTTAGCAATGTAAACTGAatatggtattttagctggtaacaaCTGCTAATCAATattatttctgtgcttagcagcaagTGTTGACTTTAACATGCCCCTGTAAATCagcaaatactgcttgacaagtGGGACACCAGcgacaacaatgtaaactttaagtAGTTTTACTGATAACTTGTTTCTGTTATggaatatttttctgtgctttacaagtttgttttgcttgcaggctttatggAACTTTGCACAGGTTATAAACATTTCTTCTGAGcgtgtatataggcctatacgTGGGACACTATTTACCTCTTGTTCATCCAGCTTGCCTCCATTACGGCCCCTGTCCGGTTCCGTCGAAGCCGTCTCCGTGGAGTGAATACTTCCGGCTTCATTAAGTCTTGACATCGGCATGGCTTTATCACTACTCGTTGACACACTACTCTCAGCAATAGATGCGTGTCGACTGGTTCCAAACCCTTTCGATGCCGTAGACATTGTTAATATGTTACCACTAGGTCACCTTCAATAGACAAAGGACCACATTGGGATCGAAGCTATTTTTAAATTGACACAATACAACCACCTTTCAAAATGTATAAAGTTGTTCTGTGACGCCTTCTAGCCAAGAATGCGCATGAGAGTTTGACAACCAGCATCAACAATACACAGGGAATTACAGTGGCGACCAACACACCTGTTGCACATTTCTAGAACCTTCAAATAATCCCAAGCAAAGGCGGGAAAACAATGCCACGAGACaatgccttgaacacccagcagggtggatacgtgctcATTacaagttttattattattattattattattattaatgcctCCCTGGATAACGATTTCTATTGTTTGTTCataagttttgttttaccattataAATGGTGTGTATTGGCCGTGACATTCTCCCATTATCATGGGTAGTGTGGAGAATTATACACCAAATTAGGATGAATCAATTATTGGAACTAAATTTAGATTGGCAAATAACCATCACCATCAGAAATGGCTAAAGGTAAACAACTCATAATTTTCTGAGAATTAtttcaaggtcaaattcagttttatgCTGCACCCATTTTCAACAGAAACACCATTTGGGTCCTTATAAAAGTCGGAAAAAACTAATTACAAGTCTAAAACATGTTAAAGTTGTGTCAAACAATTGCCAAGCTTTCAACATCCAAGAACATCCAATGACGTCACGATTGAAACATACCAGTCCGATTTTTTTTCTACGGACTTGTATAGTTCATTCTCAGTGAATTTTGATAAATATTCATTATTGACTAACGCAAACAATTCCTCGTTAGAATGTACAAACTCATTTCtgtattgattgttttgtttgtttgtatcaaatgacgtcatgtttcaaattttgctctgaaagtctacacaataaaataaaaattgtacctAATATTTAACATGAGGTATTTCTCCCGCATTCATAAGGAATCTTTTTATTGGGAAATGAGTGTTTCACAACACAGATTTTGGACATTGAATTTCCTAGCTCTTTTAGGTTTAGTACCGACATGGTGCAGCGTTTATCATGGTTGTTctccttttgttttcttttgttttgcattaGGAACCTACATGACAAGATGGCGTGGCTTTTATTCATTGTATGCTGCCATGCTTTCCCCACCCAACCACTTGCCAACCATGAACCATGACTCACTTTTAACATGCATAAAAATGAAACAACTCCAGAAGATGCGCCAATAAACCAAATGTCACGTTTGAAAGAAATGCTTTGCTGTCCGACGACGGCACATTTTGACAATCTGCTGTGATTCCTCTCGTGACTGTATTTGAAGGCCAGATAGAACGATGGAGTTCCAAAAGAGTTGATTTTATTTGGGATTTCCTTGGATAATTCCTGAAGGTTGTGTTTGCAATGGATTGATGCTGGCATTTGGATGGATTTACCGTTGCCAAAGTGATTTTAAGAATTGCCTTGCTTTCGTTAATTGGCCAAGATATTGATGTTGCTGCTGATGTTGTTTCCAAATTttattgacattttgtttttacaatgatcattttttaaagacaatttttacaccattttttttttgaccatTTATTTCTGCGTATTTAATCAGCTGAatcttatttaaaggcagtggacactattggtaattgtcaaagactagccttcacagttggtgtatctcaacatatgcataaaacaacaatcctgtgaaaatttgagctcaatcggtcttcgaagttgcgagataataatgaaagaaaaaaacacccttgtcacacgaagatgtgtgcatttagatggttgatttcgagacctcaagatccaaatctgagatctcgaaatcaaattcgtggaaaattacttctttctcgaaaactatggcacttcagagggagccgtttctcacaatgttttataccaccaacctctcccttttactcgttaccaagaaaggttttatgctaataattattttgagtaattaccaatagtgtccactgcctttaatgaagacTAACGTGTCAAAACAAGGCTGAATTCTTGTCCTTCTGTTTATCGTATACCCCTTCCATCATTCAAAtggttcttattattatttcttttagaAAATATATTGCAAGGACCAGGAAAGTTTTTCTGCATAATGTGCATCAAGTCTCTAAAGATGAGGTTTCTCTTGAATTGAGTGTTCAAGGAGACCAAGAAAACAAACCTAAAAACTATGAGTTATATTGAACTAATTGTGCTGGGGCATCAAGATACAAATAGAGTGTATGTTGAAATATCAAAGAGTTCCTCGTACAAGCAGTGCAGTTTGTTCTCTCAAAGTTGCATTACGTACAAATTGCTTTCTCTATGCGTTATGGGCGCCTTTTTAACAACAGGAAAGAGTGTATAAACCATATTCTTAAACCCAGTTTTGCCGACATAGCTTGGTCAACTTGCAATAATAAAgacatattttaaaaaaaacagagcaTATCGTATGGTAATTACTTGCAGCTGTAGTCAATGCATAacatttgagaaacaattctttcttccaaaaaatgtgaagactgagagagagagagagaaagagagagagagagagagagagagggataCTAAACAAGAtcattctgagaaacatttctgtatgaaacgtttttcagattgtgtCTTCCAATTacgaattattcttcctgcttaTATATCTTAAAATAGCTACTACCCATGACCTTTAGAAGCAAAATTTCAGGGgttggttttataattacatccAATTAAGATTAAAATAATCTatcggttccaaaaaccaaaggtatactttgtattTTATAAGGGGGAACACGAACGAAAAC encodes:
- the LOC139940927 gene encoding uncharacterized protein, coding for MSTASKGFGTSRHASIAESSVSTSSDKAMPMSRLNEAGSIHSTETASTEPDRGRNGGKLDEQELITAQQMTRVPKVDRWQTSIKPSTPVNRQPVPLSWIPQQLDPASREVFEEISTTHTSNGKLKFAVTTELERSAKEMEEDRGWMQEAVSYGEFLTDLLHPDECFLLHGQSLPFNNVIFHVCEEWVPEPHRWGTHKALRPPVKRHMLTGRAFLTNHRLILFSAEKQKSTSLKRFTTFTTGRDTPKPVGYQLRATSQDMVHFQSIPLTHFRNVELLAAMGTSSVTNILGQKLFCCLPLVCCRVCYEDDMCSKYWYARDHLTLGINSRMLSMGVILPPWGNRSLLEVHAQPDVPLSLMKGFMKELQRFAPGLRTAAQKPQENYT